In one Plasmodium reichenowi strain SY57 chromosome 7, whole genome shotgun sequence genomic region, the following are encoded:
- a CDS encoding mRNA (N6-adenosine)-methyltransferase, putative, with product MSLAREKYLKRKRELLENINLIDIGEKISNTGKNEGNSKSDNIKKESRSRDVIKNDNRTRESFKKNDRGEYIDNDRKHLKSNNYNMLSSYNNKDITNENRDLRKSPYDHKKLNNKNEQDILSNKTKRSSANLQYNNDYAFGNKENNVLINNNNKMVNSTNYINEYLKDLNNIDINDSLILLFYVCKLLLDMCSKANMNQSSMNTSVTSVEMLRDMKSKNRKNIKLFKINILNNILIYLSNENVNTLTQGNPNYKDNNFEKRHEEIRIDEKCIDIEHVGINIVIKVIYINNIKKLIFKYLYLINNNFKHDGVGNINMYDGRLNKNEGPNYFTTPLMEHKNINFMNNNNNNNNMHMNNYHYNNYNVNFNPYSCVVQESEKKNVGNVNNKVVLQKNYLNEYEMKYKEENKNNKINYLENLLNEPTAKEKKIKEEKTNILSIIEAPTVIEEMRIKKFQKKDDSVKIICPYLTKKVCQKHNKECNKVHFKKIISEHTDVSLGDCSYLDTCRHIETCKFVHYAVDKDDQQMYMNTQENLSQSKLSFSSNIKENVYGPQWIRCDLRNFDLSIFNKYVSVVMADPPWDIHMDLPYGTMTDNEMKLLPVQLIQDEGMIFLWVTGRAMELARECLQIWGYKRVEEILWVKTNHLQRIIRTGRTGHWLNHSKEHCLVGIKGNPIINRNIDCNVIVSEVRETSRKPDEIYSLIERLCPQNLKIELFGRPHNCRSNWITLGNQLNGVVLHHPQIKERYNKVATQFNLPLCEK from the coding sequence atgtcaTTGGCTagagaaaaatatttgaaaagaaaaagagaacttttagaaaatataaatttaattgATATAGGTGAAAAGATAAGTAATACAGGGAAAAATGAAGGAAATAGTAAATCcgataatataaaaaaggaaagtAGATCAAGAgatgttataaaaaatgataatagAACACGAGAgagttttaaaaaaaatgatcgtggtgaatatatagataatgACAGGAAACAtttaaaaagtaataattataacatGTTAAGCtcttataataataaagatataacAAATGAAAACAGAGATTTGAGGAAATCACCTTATgatcataaaaaattaaataataagaatgaacaagatatattaagtaataaaacaaaaagatCAAGTGCTAAtttacaatataataatgattacGCTTTTGGAAATAAAGAGAACaatgtattaataaataacaataataaaatggTGAATTCTActaattatataaatgaatatcTAAAAGATTTAAACAATATAGATATTAATGATAGcttaattttattattttatgtatgtaaattattattagataTGTGTTCAAAGGCTAATATGAACCAAAGTAGTATGAATACATCAGTAACATCCGTTGAAATGTTACGAGATATGAAAAGTAAAAATcgtaaaaatataaaattatttaaaattaatatattaaataatattttaatatatttatccaatgaaaatgtaaataCATTAACACAAGGAAATCCAaattataaagataataattttgagAAAAGACATGAAGAAATAAGAATAGATGAAAAGTGTATTGATATCGAACATGTAGGTATAAACATTGTTATtaaagttatatatataaataatataaaaaaattgatatttaaatatttatatttaataaataataatttcaaACATGATGGAGTTggtaatataaatatgtatgatGGAAGgcttaataaaaatgaaggGCCAAACTATTTTACCACACCCTTGATggaacataaaaatataaattttatgaataacaataataataataataatatgcatatgaataattatcattataataattataatgtCAATTTTAATCCCTATAGTTGTGTAGTTCAAGAAAgtgaaaagaaaaatgtgggaaatgtaaataataaagttGTTTTACAAAAAAACTACTTGAATGAATatgaaatgaaatataaagaagaaaataaaaataataaaataaattatttagaaaatttattaaatgaacCAACCGcaaaagagaaaaaaatcaaagaagaaaaaacaaatatcCTTTCTATAATTGAAGCACCAACTGTTATCGAAGAAAtgagaataaaaaaatttcaaaaaaaagatgattcagtaaaaattatatgtcCTTATTTAACCAAAAAAGTATGTCAAAAGCATAATAAGGAATGTAATAAAGttcattttaaaaaaattatatcaGAACATACTGATGTATCCTTAGGAGATTGTTCTTATTTAGATACATGCAGACATATTGAAACATGTAAATTTGTTCATTATGCTGTTGATAAGGATGATCAGCAGATGTATATGAATACACAAGAAAATTTAAGTCAATCTAAATTAAGTTTTTCTTCTAATATTAAAGAGAATGTTTATGGTCCTCAATGGATACGATGTGATTTAAGAAATTTCGATTTAagtatttttaataaatatgttagTGTAGTTATGGCAGATCCACCATGGGATATACATATGGATTTACCATATGGAACAATGACAGATAATGAAATGAAACTTTTACCTGTACAGTTAATACAAGATGAAGGTATGATCTTTTTATGGGTAACTGGAAGAGCCATGGAATTAGCTCGAGAATGTTTACAAATATGGGGATATAAAAGGGTTGAAGAAATATTGTGGGTAAAAACGAATCATTTACAAAGAATTATAAGAACAGGAAGAACAGGTCATTGGTTAAATCATTCAAAAGAACATTGTTTAGTTGGTATTAAAGGAAACCCAATtataaatagaaatattGATTGTAATGTTATAGTATCAGAGGTAAGAGAAACATCAAGAAAACCTGATGAAATTTATTCATTAATTGAAAGGTTATGTCCTCagaatttaaaaatagaaCTTTTCGGAAGACCTCATAATTGTAGGAGTAATTGGATAACTTTGGGAAACCAACTTAATGGTGTTGTTTTACATCATCCACAGATAAAGgaaagatataataaagtGGCTACACAATTTAACTTGCCCTTATGTGAAAAATAa
- a CDS encoding hypothetical protein (conserved Plasmodium protein, unknown function), with translation MRKIWTPIRRTEEQKIIKNNYDEEKKEEFEKSLPKDFIENNRNKRIPYFEIKESTLIEQKEKKEAQKILALELRNKCRAEIDEFVECSVGRLWTILKCKDLMISMRKCLKKYENLEYVKFREKQIIEERKKNGTSLYRSDERARYNRFVYTDNEKGWIPEKKY, from the exons atgagaaaaataTGGACTCCCATAAGAAGAACGgaagaacaaaaaataataaagaataattatgatgagGAAAAGAAAGAAGAGTTTGAAAAATCTTTGCCAAAGGATTTTATAGAGAATAATAGGAATAAGAGGATTCCATATTTCGAAATAAAAGAATCAACAC TAATAGAGCAAAAGGAGAAAAAAGAAGCGCAAAAAATATTGGCCTTAGAATTGAGAAACAAGTGCAG AGCCGAAATTGATGAATTTGTAGAATGTTCAGTAGGAAGGTTGTGGACAATTTTAAAGTGCAAAGATTTAATGATCTCAATGAGGAAATgcttaaaaaaatatgaaaatctcgaa TATGTCAAATTTAGAGAGAAACAAATAATCGAggaaaggaaaaaaaatggaacAAGTTTATATAGATCAGATGAAAGAGCACGATACAACCGTTTCGTATATAC AGATAATGAAAAAGGATGGATTccagaaaaaaaatattga
- a CDS encoding hypothetical protein (conserved Plasmodium protein, unknown function), whose amino-acid sequence MLYSIENDVDNINENADNNEEHLFYLLKGFNISNNNRKYIKKKCLNELIENFVSDKNDIFNKYIPCEEYEKKDNRFNVMDKERNVHDNINKKETKFIKNDITVNSLEKSNDDIKDKNKNNSNVLDNTTRGVDIYPPNIRIDENYNDILYLSKMNLDEDNLHLKKIQEICKEIKNNLKYYKAENHDIYKFRPTTKHIVNTNLYKDIDINNNININTYTNEYFINQLNYKNIGESKKYDIYDVKENAKRRSLKILQQKCKKIVHSLNYNYSSVDINEIVNILNIITSPDFDEKIDKYTYLKLFLNKYHYVYPYENIKGLRKIRKFVQKTYLNKGDLFYINQNHISDMYLKTDMEQIIRNQYFINNMMNLHIDNGKFWIQIVHNIWIPLIIHHFNSIKNNIFSYMLNYDNYENFLNQYHLSRVNKTFYTFSQHIFSGILFCGVPSIYRLLMRLHTYKYIELRINKIIENNAKNIYDEIIISSLNYNIDILRTLFPFFKEFINIDMNKIVDNFFESPFFNIIISSLKKSNIEKITVNQKYLNFINSFFLMITEFLYGTANKICVEKINENKIEFLSSLDDIFYDDMNILIARDILLFIIDLLCLFKLHSIYIKKKYCESILHITTCVKILYYNKNQLTNDNIWKQTYVIAVKLYHFINSALQRKQSIKDNLMIQELTLIKRYYFNNLKQHNSIGDFYFLKNLNYGIYCWNTVCNTYINIHTLQDNENIFQYCQGCYIATYCSEKCKLTHLLSSHHNVCVYFKNIPSFLKFNTFHMEPNSYNNKFLNIFKNIDMFDKNNDKYQVIY is encoded by the exons atgcTATACTCTATAGAAAATGATGTGGacaatattaatgaaaatgCAGATAATAACGAGgaacatttattttatttattaaaaggTTTTAATATTTCCAACAACAATcgtaaatatataaaaaaaaaatgtttaaaCGAATTAATTGAGAATTTTGTTTCTGACAAAAAcgatatttttaataaatatataccatgtgaagaatatgaaaaaaaggaCAATCGTTTTAACGTAATGGACAAAGAAAGGAATGTtcatgataatataaacaaaaaagaaactaaatttattaaaaatgatattacTGTAAACTCATTGGAAAAATCAAACgatgatataaaagataaaaataaaaacaacTCTAATGTTTTAGATAATACAACACGTGGCGTAGATATATACCCTCCTAATATTCGTATAgatgaaaattataacgATATTTTATACCTTTCTAAAATGAATTTAGACGAAGATAatttacatttaaaaaaaatacaagaaatatgtaaagaaataaagaataatttaaaatattataaagcAGAAAATCATGACATTTACAAATTTAGACCCACAACAAAACATATAGTAAATACAAATCTTTACAAAGACatagatataaataataatataaatattaatacatatacaaatgaatattttataaatcaattaaattataaaaatatcgGAGAAAgcaaaaaatatgatatatatgatgtTAAAGAAAATGCAAAAAGAAGATCTTTAAAAATACTTCAACagaaatgtaaaaaaattgtacattctttaaattataattattcttcagttgatataaatgaaatagttaatatattaaatattattacatcTCCAGATTTTGATGAAAAAAttgataaatatacatatttaaaattatttctaaataaatatcattatgtatatccttatgaaaatataaaaggaTTAAGAAAAATTAGAAAGTTTGTTCAAAAAACTTATTTGAATAAAGGGgatcttttttatataaatcaaaatCACATTTCAGatatgtatttaaaaaCTGATATGGAACAAATTATAAGAAatcaatattttataaataatatgatgaATTTACATATAGATAATGGAAAATTCTGGATACAAATAGTACATAATATATGGATACCTCTTATAATTCATCATTTTAATtctattaaaaataatatcttttcatatatgttgaattatgataattatgaaaatttcCTAAATCAGTATCATTTATCAAGGgtaaataaaacattttatactttttctcagcatatattttcag GTATTTTATTTTGCGGGGTACCAAGTATTTACAGACTTCTTATGAGACTACAtacttataaatatattgaacTTCGTATTAACAAGataatagaaaataatgcaaagaatatttatgatgaaattattatatctagcttaaattataatatagatattCTCAGAACTctatttccttttttcaaagaatttataaatattgatatgaataaaattgtagacaatttttttgaatccccttttttcaatattattatttcatctctaaaaaaatcaaatatCGAAAAAATTACTGTGaatcaaaaatatttaaattttattaattctttCTTTTTGATGATAACAGAATTTTTATATGGTACAgcaaataaaatatgtgtTGAAAAAATcaatgaaaataaaattgaaTTCTTAAGTTCTTTGgatgatatattttatgatgatatgaatatattaatagctagagatattttattatttataatagaTTTGTTATGTCTATTTAAATTACAttctatttatataaaaaaaaaatattgtgaatctatattacatattacAACATGtgttaaaattttatattataataaaaatcaattaacaaatgataatatatggAAACAAACATATGTTATAGCTGTAAAActttatcattttattaattcaGCTTTACAAAGAAAACAATCTATAAAGGATAATTTAATGATTCAAGAATTAACATTaattaaaagatattattttaataatttaaaacaACATAATTCTATAGGagatttttatttcttaaaaaatttaaattatggTATATATTGTTGGAACACAGTATGTAATACATACattaatatacatacattacaagataatgaaaatattttccaATATTGTCAAGGATGTTATATAGCAACCTACTGTTCAGAAAAATGTAAACTAACACACTTACTTTCTTCTCATCATAATGTTTGTGTATATTTCAAAAACATACCTTCCTTTCTAAAATTTAACACTTTTCATATGGAACCTAATTCATATAacaataaatttttaaatatatttaaaaatattgatatgtttgataaaaataatgataaatatcaagttatttattaa
- a CDS encoding dynein light chain, putative, which yields MEEPKCDILYEHMNYENKIKLINIAKEIYININNNKINSWRNATIALRDKIKEVLDFNEKGWHIIIGSKFGFFCTHEIYHALHFKLDHIEFLIFKHG from the coding sequence atggaagaACCTAAATGtgatattttatatgaacatatgaattatgaaaataaaataaaattaattaacATAGCaaaggaaatatatataaatataaataataataaaataaattcttGGAGAAATGCAACTATAGCTTTAAGagataaaataaaggaaGTTTTAGATTTTAACGAAAAAGGTTGGCATATAATAATTGGATCCAAATTTGGATTTTTTTGTACTCATGAAATTTATCATGCTTTGCATTTTAAATTAGATCATATAGAGttccttatttttaaacatggataa